The following proteins come from a genomic window of Candidatus Blochmanniella vafra str. BVAF:
- the serS gene encoding serine--tRNA ligase: MLDPKLLYNNTDWVYKRLARKQFLLNTSELRQQNNLRKVLQKKIEKIQSDKKSISKIIGKIKSQQEDIQSLCKQANLLNDQLTSIKFKIKVLQKKIKQYQLSLPNIPDDNIPNGTTEQDNVEIMRWGNLNRYDDFKPIDHVTLGKLIGEIDLSSASKIAGSRFIVLKGKIARLYRALSQFMMDTHIKNHGYQEYYVPYLVNTDSLYGAGQLPKFYKDLFHTQSIVDINCSKIKNKSYTLIPTGEVPLINLMRDIIVNEDELPIKMVAHTPCFRLEAGTYGYRTHGLIRTHQFDKVELVQMVHPNKSTQALEEITNHSEQVLQLLELPYRKTLLCAGNISFSSCKTYDLEVWLPTHNSYCEIASCSNVKDFQARRIKARFRNKIYKKTMLLHTLNASGLAVGRTLVAILENCQLQKDRCIKIPKVLHSYMHGITHIHY, from the coding sequence ATGTTAGATCCTAAACTATTATATAATAATACAGATTGGGTTTATAAAAGATTAGCTCGTAAGCAATTTTTATTAAATACAAGTGAATTAAGACAACAAAATAATTTACGTAAGGTTTTGCAAAAAAAAATAGAAAAAATACAATCTGATAAAAAATCTATTTCTAAAATTATTGGGAAAATTAAATCTCAACAGGAAGATATTCAATCTTTGTGTAAACAAGCTAATTTATTGAATGATCAGCTAACCTCAATTAAATTCAAAATTAAGGTTTTGCAAAAAAAAATAAAACAATATCAATTATCCTTACCTAATATCCCTGATGATAATATTCCTAATGGCACTACAGAGCAGGATAATGTGGAGATTATGCGTTGGGGGAATTTAAATAGATACGATGATTTTAAGCCAATTGATCATGTAACATTAGGTAAATTAATAGGGGAAATAGATTTATCGAGTGCATCAAAAATTGCTGGCAGTCGTTTTATTGTGTTAAAAGGAAAAATAGCCCGTTTATATAGGGCATTATCTCAATTTATGATGGATACACATATTAAAAATCACGGATATCAAGAATATTATGTACCTTATTTAGTAAATACAGATTCGTTATATGGAGCAGGTCAATTGCCTAAATTTTATAAAGATTTGTTTCATACTCAGTCTATCGTTGATATCAATTGTAGTAAAATCAAAAATAAATCATATACATTAATACCGACAGGAGAAGTACCGTTGATTAATTTAATGAGAGACATCATTGTTAATGAAGATGAATTACCTATTAAAATGGTGGCTCATACTCCATGTTTTCGATTGGAAGCCGGCACATACGGTTATCGTACACATGGATTAATTCGAACTCATCAATTTGATAAGGTTGAATTAGTGCAAATGGTTCATCCAAATAAATCTACTCAGGCATTAGAAGAAATAACTAATCATTCAGAACAAGTATTACAATTACTTGAATTACCGTATAGAAAAACGTTATTATGTGCAGGAAATATTAGTTTTTCTTCATGTAAAACGTATGACTTAGAAGTTTGGTTACCTACTCATAATTCTTATTGTGAAATCGCTTCTTGTTCAAATGTAAAAGATTTTCAAGCACGCCGTATAAAAGCTCGTTTTAGAAATAAAATTTATAAAAAAACAATGTTATTACATACATTAAATGCATCTGGATTGGCTGTAGGTAGAACATTAGTAGCAATTCTAGAGAATTGTCAATTACAAAAAGATAGATGCATTAAAATACCTAAGGTATTACATTCATATATGCATGGCATTACTCATATTCATTATTAA
- the serC gene encoding 3-phosphoserine/phosphohydroxythreonine transaminase, with the protein MKKKFNFSAGPSMLPESVLNQIKEELLNWNNLGISVMEISHRSSEFEELAQKTQRNLRILLDVPSNYTILFCQGGARAQFSAIPMNLLKKPTGNIDYINTGYWGYRAAIEAQKFCNVNIVNVLDKDINGFYFIKPINEWNISKDSLYIHYCPNETISGISINDIPIFSETKILIADCSSMLLSQPIDINRFGIIYASAQKNIGVPGLTVVIIRNDLIFNTVSNYKKIPAILDYEILLSNNSMFNTPVTISWYIANLVLEWLKKLGGLSKINEFNKKKSALLYKAIDDSDCYYNNINYKYRSIMNVPFFLKREKLTYLFLEESKFFGLYGLKGHKIHGGIRASIYNAMTLEGVLNLIKFMNFFSRQCS; encoded by the coding sequence ATGAAAAAAAAATTTAATTTTAGTGCTGGTCCATCAATGTTGCCAGAATCGGTTTTAAACCAAATAAAAGAAGAATTATTAAATTGGAATAATCTTGGCATATCTGTTATGGAAATTAGTCACCGTAGTTCTGAATTTGAAGAGTTGGCCCAAAAGACACAAAGAAATTTAAGAATTCTTTTAGATGTGCCCAGTAATTATACTATTCTTTTTTGTCAAGGAGGGGCACGTGCTCAATTTTCAGCAATTCCTATGAATTTATTAAAGAAACCTACAGGTAATATTGATTATATAAATACTGGATATTGGGGATATAGAGCCGCAATAGAAGCTCAAAAATTTTGTAATGTCAATATTGTCAATGTTCTTGATAAAGATATTAATGGGTTTTATTTTATAAAACCCATTAATGAATGGAACATTTCTAAAGATAGTCTTTATATTCATTATTGTCCTAATGAGACAATTTCTGGCATATCTATTAATGATATTCCAATTTTTTCTGAAACAAAAATTTTAATTGCTGATTGTTCTTCAATGTTGTTATCTCAACCTATAGATATTAATCGTTTTGGCATTATTTACGCATCAGCTCAGAAAAATATTGGTGTACCTGGTTTAACAGTAGTTATCATTCGAAACGATTTAATTTTTAATACCGTATCTAATTATAAAAAAATACCAGCTATTTTAGATTATGAAATTCTTTTAAGTAATAATTCTATGTTTAATACCCCAGTTACTATATCTTGGTATATTGCTAACTTAGTTTTAGAATGGCTAAAAAAATTAGGAGGATTAAGTAAAATTAATGAATTTAATAAAAAGAAATCAGCTTTATTATATAAAGCTATAGATGATAGTGATTGTTATTATAATAATATTAACTATAAATATCGCTCTATAATGAATGTTCCTTTTTTTTTAAAGAGGGAAAAATTGACTTATTTGTTTTTAGAAGAATCTAAATTTTTTGGATTATATGGATTAAAAGGACATAAAATTCATGGAGGAATTAGAGCATCTATATATAATGCTATGACTTTAGAAGGAGTACTTAATTTAATTAAGTTTATGAATTTTTTTTCAAGACAATGTAGTTGA